One window of the Mycobacterium sp. SVM_VP21 genome contains the following:
- a CDS encoding FMN reductase, with protein MKLIVISGGLREPSSTRLLADRLGAAVRAELGQVDIEVVELRHLARAITDAMLTGFAAPELEAVFDAIAGSDGVIAVTPTFNATFSGLFKSFFDVLPEQTLDQTPVLIAATGGTERHSLVLDHALRPMFCYLHALVAPTGVFAATADFGADGTGSGLSERIAKAARDFARLLRVSGPRPHRDQFNDELTEIQGLLTGKH; from the coding sequence ATGAAGTTGATCGTGATCAGCGGCGGCCTGCGTGAGCCGTCGTCCACCCGGCTGTTGGCCGACCGGCTCGGCGCGGCGGTCCGCGCCGAGCTCGGGCAGGTCGATATCGAGGTCGTCGAGCTGCGGCACCTGGCTCGGGCGATCACCGACGCAATGTTGACCGGATTCGCCGCACCCGAGCTCGAGGCGGTGTTCGACGCGATCGCGGGCAGCGACGGGGTGATTGCGGTGACGCCGACGTTCAACGCGACGTTCAGCGGGCTGTTCAAGTCGTTCTTCGACGTGCTGCCCGAGCAGACCCTGGATCAGACGCCCGTGCTGATCGCGGCGACCGGCGGTACCGAGCGCCACTCGCTGGTGCTGGACCACGCCCTGCGTCCGATGTTCTGCTATCTGCATGCGCTGGTAGCACCCACCGGGGTGTTCGCCGCCACCGCGGACTTCGGCGCAGACGGCACCGGCTCAGGCCTGTCCGAACGGATCGCCAAGGCGGCCAGGGATTTCGCCCGGCTGCTGCGGGTGAGCGGCCCACGACCGCACCGGGACCAGTTCAACGACGAGCTGACCGAAATTCAGGGCCTGCTGACCGGCAAGCACTGA
- a CDS encoding LLM class flavin-dependent oxidoreductase, which yields MQFGIFTVGDVTVDPTTGRAPAEAERIRATVAIAKKAEEVGLDVFATGEHHNPPFVPSSPTTLLGYIAAQTERIQLTTATTLITTNDPVKIAEDYSVLQHLADGRVDLMLGRGNTGPVYPWFGKDIRAALPLTVENYQLLRRLWREEVVDFSGEYRTPLHGFTLAPRPLDGIPPFVWHGSIRSPEIAELAAHFGDGFFANHIFWPASHTKRMVQLYRQRFEHYGHGGADQAIVGLGGQVFLRPNSQDAINEFRPYFDNAPVYGHGPSLEEFSAQTPLTVGSPQQVIDKTLGFRDYVGDYQRQLFLVDHAGLPLKTVLEQLDLLGEHVIPVLRKEFAIGRPAHVPGAPTHESLVEAARQSEIQAAS from the coding sequence ATGCAGTTCGGCATTTTCACCGTCGGCGATGTGACCGTCGACCCGACCACCGGCCGCGCGCCGGCCGAAGCCGAGCGAATCCGGGCGACCGTGGCGATCGCCAAGAAGGCCGAGGAGGTCGGCCTGGACGTCTTCGCCACGGGTGAGCACCACAACCCGCCGTTCGTGCCGTCGTCGCCGACAACCCTGTTGGGTTACATCGCGGCGCAGACCGAGCGCATTCAGTTGACCACCGCTACCACCTTGATCACCACGAACGACCCGGTGAAGATCGCCGAGGACTACAGCGTGCTGCAGCACCTCGCCGACGGCCGGGTGGACCTGATGCTGGGGCGTGGCAACACCGGACCGGTGTATCCGTGGTTTGGCAAGGACATCCGGGCCGCGCTGCCGCTGACGGTGGAGAACTATCAGTTGCTGCGCCGGTTGTGGCGCGAGGAGGTCGTCGACTTCAGCGGTGAATACCGCACCCCGCTGCACGGCTTCACCCTGGCGCCCCGTCCGTTGGATGGGATTCCGCCGTTCGTCTGGCACGGTTCTATTCGCTCTCCCGAGATCGCCGAGCTGGCCGCGCACTTCGGTGACGGCTTCTTCGCCAACCACATCTTCTGGCCGGCGTCGCACACCAAGCGGATGGTGCAGCTCTACCGGCAGCGCTTCGAGCACTACGGTCACGGTGGTGCCGACCAGGCGATCGTGGGCTTGGGCGGTCAGGTGTTCTTGCGGCCTAACAGCCAAGATGCGATCAACGAGTTCCGGCCGTATTTCGACAACGCCCCGGTCTACGGGCACGGCCCGAGCCTGGAGGAATTCAGTGCGCAGACCCCGCTGACGGTCGGCTCGCCGCAGCAGGTGATCGACAAGACCCTGGGTTTCCGGGATTACGTCGGCGACTACCAACGCCAACTGTTCCTGGTCGACCACGCGGGTCTGCCGTTGAAGACGGTGCTCGAACAGCTCGATCTGCTGGGCGAGCACGTAATCCCGGTGCTGCGCAAGGAGTTCGCCATCGGACGCCCCGCGCATGTTCCCGGCGCGCCGACGCACGAGTCCCTGGTCGAGGCGGCGCGGCAATCCGAGATCCAGGCGGCGTCATGA
- a CDS encoding MarR family transcriptional regulator — translation METRWLNEEEQRMWRGYLDSTRLLLRSLDRQLVSDSGLSLSDFEILALLSEAPDRRLRMNELADITVTTRSGVTRAVKRLADAGWVHQVKCEEDKRGQFAELTESGMDKLRAAAPGHVQAVRTGLFDSLSPREVELFTHSYARIRDNLLEHP, via the coding sequence ATGGAGACACGGTGGCTCAACGAGGAGGAACAGCGGATGTGGCGGGGCTACCTCGACAGCACGCGCCTGCTGCTACGCAGCCTGGACCGGCAGTTGGTCAGCGACTCAGGACTGAGCCTCTCCGACTTTGAGATCCTGGCGCTGTTGTCCGAGGCACCCGACCGCCGGCTGCGGATGAATGAGTTGGCCGACATCACCGTGACGACGCGCAGCGGTGTCACCCGAGCGGTCAAACGGCTGGCCGACGCCGGCTGGGTCCACCAGGTCAAGTGCGAGGAAGACAAACGCGGCCAGTTCGCCGAACTCACCGAGTCGGGCATGGACAAGTTGCGGGCCGCCGCGCCCGGTCATGTGCAAGCGGTGCGGACCGGCCTGTTCGATTCGCTCAGCCCTCGCGAGGTCGAACTGTTCACCCACTCCTACGCGCGAATCCGCGACAATCTGCTCGAGCACCCGTAG
- a CDS encoding phosphotriesterase-related protein codes for MSQCHTARGPIDTADLGVTLMHEHVFIMTTEIAQNYPEAWGDEGARVADAITRLDALKAAGVDTIVDLTVIGLGRYIPRISRVAAGTDLNIVVATGIYTYNDVPFFYHYRGPGTMLDGPEIMADMFVRDIETGIADTGIKAGILKCATDEPGVTPGVERVLRAVANAHRRTGAPISTHTHAGTRRGLEQQHIFEEEGVDLSRVVIGHSGDSTDLGYLEELIAAGSYLGMDRFGIDLILPFEERVNTVAAMCERGHADKMVLSHDANCYFDALPGDLSSVAAPNWHYLHIHNDVIPALRQRGVTEEQLHTMLVDNPRKIFEHSGGY; via the coding sequence ATGTCGCAATGCCACACCGCGCGCGGGCCCATCGACACCGCCGACCTCGGCGTCACCCTGATGCACGAGCACGTGTTCATCATGACCACCGAGATCGCCCAGAACTATCCGGAAGCTTGGGGCGACGAGGGCGCCCGGGTGGCCGACGCCATCACCCGGCTGGACGCATTGAAGGCCGCCGGAGTCGACACCATCGTCGACCTGACCGTGATCGGACTGGGCCGCTACATCCCGCGAATCTCCCGCGTGGCCGCCGGCACCGACTTGAACATCGTGGTGGCCACCGGCATCTACACCTACAACGACGTGCCGTTCTTCTACCACTATCGCGGACCCGGGACCATGCTGGACGGCCCCGAGATCATGGCCGACATGTTTGTCCGCGACATCGAGACCGGCATCGCCGACACCGGGATCAAGGCGGGAATCCTCAAGTGCGCCACCGACGAACCGGGCGTGACTCCCGGCGTCGAGCGGGTGCTGCGCGCGGTGGCCAACGCCCACCGGCGCACCGGCGCGCCGATCTCCACTCACACCCACGCCGGCACCCGCCGCGGCCTGGAACAGCAGCACATCTTCGAAGAAGAAGGCGTCGACCTGTCCCGGGTGGTGATCGGGCACTCCGGGGACAGCACCGATCTGGGCTACCTGGAGGAACTGATCGCGGCGGGATCGTATCTGGGCATGGACCGCTTCGGGATCGACCTGATCCTGCCGTTCGAGGAGCGTGTGAACACGGTGGCGGCCATGTGCGAGCGCGGCCACGCCGACAAGATGGTGCTCTCCCACGACGCCAACTGCTATTTCGACGCGCTGCCCGGCGACCTGAGCTCAGTGGCCGCACCGAACTGGCACTACCTGCACATCCACAATGACGTCATTCCGGCGCTACGGCAGCGCGGCGTCACCGAGGAGCAGCTGCACACCATGCTGGTCGACAACCCGCGCAAGATCTTCGAGCACTCCGGCGGCTACTGA
- a CDS encoding TetR/AcrR family transcriptional regulator — protein MTAEARRSQILDVTHAIVDAEGFHAATPNRIAREAGINRSLLYQQFGDPAGLFVALIDREAARAGAQFAEVIAETAEPGGDGDLASRFAHVVRAADAHPATWRLFLFPPQGAPPELHERLAQAQEVVRAYLAGELLRSYPDLPDPDYTARVLHAAARELLQLRLSDPDAATPERLHSLVRTLALRVAAPAR, from the coding sequence ATGACGGCCGAGGCCAGGCGTAGCCAGATCCTCGATGTCACCCATGCGATCGTGGATGCGGAGGGCTTTCACGCCGCCACCCCCAACCGGATTGCCCGTGAGGCCGGGATCAACCGATCGCTGCTCTATCAGCAGTTCGGTGACCCCGCCGGCCTGTTCGTCGCGCTGATCGATCGCGAAGCTGCGCGGGCGGGCGCCCAGTTTGCCGAGGTGATCGCCGAAACGGCGGAACCGGGTGGGGACGGCGATCTGGCCAGCAGATTCGCCCACGTGGTCAGGGCCGCCGACGCCCATCCCGCGACGTGGCGACTGTTCCTGTTCCCCCCGCAGGGCGCGCCGCCCGAACTGCACGAACGCCTTGCGCAGGCGCAAGAGGTCGTGCGCGCCTATCTGGCGGGTGAGTTGCTGCGCAGCTACCCGGACCTGCCCGATCCCGACTACACCGCCCGCGTCCTGCATGCAGCCGCCCGGGAACTCCTGCAGTTGCGCCTCAGCGATCCCGACGCCGCCACCCCCGAGCGGTTGCATTCACTGGTCCGAACCTTGGCGCTACGCGTTGCTGCACCGGCGCGGTGA
- a CDS encoding TetR/AcrR family transcriptional regulator, whose protein sequence is MASPASVKVGDPMIGTAGAILAAARVEFARHAFRRANIDAVAQRAGVSRRTLYRHFPTKEALFEQLVEADTQALFVELGNAARAQDARGAIVECFTLAMRRITESPLATAVIESEPELLIGVNTPNGEKALVRASHLVAATLRLCGVTMPDDEVLTTAEILVRLVASLLTNRAGVLDINDTAAVRQYAQTYLARLVW, encoded by the coding sequence ATGGCCAGTCCGGCATCAGTCAAGGTCGGCGATCCCATGATTGGCACCGCGGGCGCCATCCTTGCGGCCGCTCGCGTGGAGTTCGCCCGGCATGCTTTTCGCCGGGCGAATATCGATGCGGTCGCCCAGCGTGCCGGGGTGAGCCGCCGCACGCTGTACCGGCACTTCCCCACCAAAGAAGCACTGTTCGAGCAGCTGGTTGAGGCCGACACACAAGCCCTGTTCGTCGAACTCGGCAACGCCGCCCGGGCGCAGGACGCGCGCGGTGCCATCGTGGAATGCTTCACCCTCGCCATGCGCCGCATCACCGAGAGCCCGCTGGCTACCGCGGTCATCGAAAGCGAGCCGGAACTGCTCATCGGAGTCAATACCCCCAACGGCGAGAAGGCCCTGGTGCGTGCCAGCCATCTGGTCGCCGCGACCCTGCGCCTGTGTGGAGTCACCATGCCCGACGACGAGGTCCTCACCACCGCCGAAATCCTGGTGCGCCTGGTCGCCTCACTGCTGACCAACAGAGCAGGGGTCCTCGACATCAACGACACCGCCGCCGTCCGCCAATACGCTCAGACTTACCTCGCTCGGCTGGTCTGGTAG
- a CDS encoding DUF2236 domain-containing protein: MPTHYPELYQRVRRQAELLPELYGNLDFDVQPYRTAASPDDVSSLPGNPATRARLLADDAAVELITTATWLGDVVSDSYAALMGQYNVSTLIGMLKQACRNGVDAVPDAPPELAAFIADLEATPDWLDMDLVHKGAEHSRLPMALLAPFVVRGAFIATFLNTYAALPMALTGALSGKRAAGRVNETTSFFAVTTLPGALDRHGPGFEAAAMVRLMHSMVRFNALKRSPKWDIGIYGLPIPQIDQMPAGMINLFVLAMEARRQGRTEFTPSERAQVEFTRYRCVLLGLPEELLPTTPAEIIRVFSARAALLRDDFDDSTCGELVRSTMTAYLRQEQTLRERIADAVEKSYSKVFFVKTFCGGKRDVAKKMSVTLGAGDYARIACTAPFVTGRLLVVQRAVRTPGLRRLTNAYILRLLKRRLAAYGTPEFTSDSAEYTPSGKAA; encoded by the coding sequence ATGCCCACGCACTACCCCGAGCTGTACCAGCGCGTTCGCCGTCAAGCCGAGCTGCTGCCGGAGCTTTACGGCAACCTGGACTTCGACGTGCAGCCCTACCGCACGGCGGCCTCCCCCGACGACGTCTCCTCGCTGCCCGGCAACCCCGCCACCCGGGCCAGGTTGCTGGCCGACGATGCCGCCGTCGAGCTGATCACCACGGCCACCTGGCTGGGCGATGTGGTGTCGGACTCCTACGCAGCGTTGATGGGCCAGTACAACGTCAGCACTCTGATCGGCATGCTTAAGCAGGCCTGCCGGAACGGTGTCGACGCGGTGCCCGACGCGCCGCCAGAGCTGGCCGCGTTCATCGCCGACCTGGAGGCCACCCCGGACTGGCTGGACATGGACCTGGTTCACAAGGGAGCAGAGCACTCCCGACTCCCGATGGCGCTGTTGGCGCCGTTCGTCGTCCGCGGAGCGTTCATTGCGACCTTCCTCAACACCTATGCTGCACTGCCGATGGCACTGACCGGCGCACTGTCGGGCAAGCGTGCCGCCGGGCGGGTCAACGAGACCACCAGCTTCTTCGCCGTCACCACGCTGCCCGGCGCACTGGACCGGCACGGCCCGGGCTTCGAGGCGGCGGCCATGGTGCGGCTGATGCACTCGATGGTCCGCTTCAACGCCCTCAAACGATCCCCGAAATGGGACATCGGCATCTACGGGCTACCGATCCCGCAAATCGACCAAATGCCGGCCGGGATGATCAACCTCTTCGTGCTGGCGATGGAAGCCCGCCGCCAAGGGCGCACCGAATTCACGCCGAGCGAGCGCGCCCAGGTCGAGTTCACCCGGTACCGCTGCGTACTCCTTGGCCTGCCCGAGGAGCTGCTGCCGACCACGCCCGCTGAGATCATTCGGGTGTTCAGCGCCCGCGCCGCGCTGCTGCGCGACGACTTCGACGACTCCACCTGCGGGGAGTTGGTCCGCTCGACCATGACCGCCTACCTGCGCCAGGAGCAGACCCTGCGCGAGCGCATTGCCGATGCGGTCGAGAAGAGCTACAGCAAGGTCTTTTTCGTCAAGACGTTCTGCGGCGGTAAACGCGATGTGGCCAAGAAGATGAGCGTCACGCTCGGCGCGGGCGACTACGCGCGGATCGCGTGCACGGCTCCGTTCGTGACGGGGCGCCTGCTGGTGGTGCAACGCGCTGTACGCACCCCCGGCCTGCGCCGGCTGACCAACGCCTACATCCTCCGACTGCTCAAGCGGCGGCTGGCCGCCTACGGCACGCCCGAATTCACCAGCGACTCCGCCGAATACACCCCGTCGGGCAAGGCCGCCTGA
- a CDS encoding acyltransferase, whose product MSQQVGGVRSFLPAVEGMRACAAIGVVITHVAFQTGHSAGISGRLWGRFDMAVAVFFALSGFLLWRGQAAAARGLRPAPATGHYLRSRVVRIMPAYLVSVVVILALLPDAGDASLVVWLANLTMTQIYVPLTLTPGLTQMWSLAVEVSFYIALPLLALAARRLPVRARIPAIAAVALLSLGWGFLPIHTPYGVNPLNWAPAYGCWFGAGMLLAEWAFSPVGRVHRLARRRLPMALLTLVAFGVAASPLAGPEGLTSATVGQFIVRTAMGGVLAWALLAPLVLDRPDTPHRFLASAPMVTLGRWSYGIFIWHLAALDMVFPVIGRFAFTGDMAVVLALTMVFTVAIAAVSYALVEQPCREKLRGWETRHPPERSDADQAALPDGVYSAESLVNSGVP is encoded by the coding sequence ATGAGTCAGCAGGTGGGTGGCGTACGCAGCTTCCTGCCTGCAGTCGAGGGTATGCGTGCCTGCGCGGCTATTGGGGTGGTTATCACGCACGTCGCGTTTCAGACGGGACACTCGGCGGGGATCAGCGGCCGGCTGTGGGGTCGTTTCGACATGGCCGTCGCGGTGTTCTTCGCGCTGAGCGGATTTTTGCTGTGGCGTGGCCAAGCGGCCGCCGCGCGCGGACTGCGTCCGGCGCCGGCGACCGGGCATTACCTGCGGTCACGGGTGGTGCGGATCATGCCGGCCTACCTGGTGTCGGTGGTGGTGATCCTGGCCCTGCTGCCCGATGCCGGGGACGCCAGCCTCGTGGTGTGGCTGGCCAATCTCACGATGACGCAGATTTACGTGCCGCTGACCCTGACCCCGGGCCTGACCCAGATGTGGAGCCTGGCTGTGGAGGTCAGCTTCTACATCGCCTTGCCGTTGCTGGCGCTGGCGGCGCGGCGGTTGCCGGTGCGGGCCCGAATACCAGCGATTGCGGCTGTGGCGCTGCTCAGCCTGGGGTGGGGGTTCCTGCCCATCCACACGCCCTATGGGGTGAATCCGTTGAACTGGGCGCCGGCGTACGGCTGCTGGTTTGGGGCGGGCATGCTGCTGGCGGAGTGGGCATTCAGCCCGGTCGGGCGGGTGCACCGGCTGGCCCGTCGGCGGCTGCCAATGGCGCTGCTGACCCTGGTGGCATTCGGAGTGGCGGCCTCACCGCTGGCTGGGCCGGAAGGGTTGACCTCGGCCACCGTCGGTCAGTTCATCGTGCGCACCGCGATGGGTGGAGTACTGGCGTGGGCGCTGCTGGCGCCGCTGGTGCTGGACCGGCCCGACACACCGCACCGGTTTTTGGCCAGTGCGCCGATGGTGACGTTGGGCCGCTGGTCCTACGGGATCTTCATCTGGCACCTGGCGGCCCTCGACATGGTGTTCCCCGTGATCGGCCGATTCGCGTTCACCGGCGACATGGCGGTGGTGCTGGCGCTGACGATGGTGTTCACCGTCGCCATCGCTGCGGTGAGCTACGCCCTGGTGGAGCAGCCGTGCCGAGAGAAGCTACGGGGTTGGGAGACCCGGCATCCGCCGGAGCGCTCCGATGCTGATCAGGCGGCCTTGCCCGACGGGGTGTATTCGGCGGAGTCGCTGGTGAATTCGGGCGTGCCGTAG
- a CDS encoding DUF3068 domain-containing protein, protein MNRAIMMRIAACAVMGLGAALMVAALLLSTYTAGRIAKIPLDIDITLIGNGSGAALDPESLGSEHAVVDQDVPLVSQQQIGVESPANAEVVTLQVGSSLRRADRQKDTGLLLAIVDTVTLNRTTAEAISDDTHPGGSVQRPRNFDDESPPTNIALPHEGLSYRFPFATKKQSYQYFDPIAQKAYEANYEGEDDVNGLTTYRFVQNVGYDGDGTLAEPVRYPSLYGHDEDGEITAPARLWNIEGADPDEEVTMTRYYAAQRTMWVDPVSGTIVKSKLHANHYYARDALKPEIALADYTVTSSEETIEAQVNAARNERDRVALWSRVLPITFTAAGLICLIGGVLVGWFSLPAEAALGRSDQHGSDGGFFGGFAPKAPTADRPSGAEAETEKIPAQRPQLDRPAAPPEASAPDSAPDQP, encoded by the coding sequence GTGAACCGAGCAATCATGATGCGTATCGCGGCATGCGCAGTCATGGGCCTCGGCGCCGCCCTGATGGTCGCGGCACTGCTGCTGTCCACCTACACCGCAGGCAGAATCGCCAAGATCCCGCTCGATATCGACATCACGCTGATCGGCAACGGCAGCGGCGCCGCGCTGGACCCGGAGTCCCTCGGCAGTGAACACGCGGTCGTTGATCAGGACGTGCCGCTGGTGTCCCAGCAACAGATCGGTGTCGAGTCGCCCGCCAATGCCGAGGTGGTGACCTTGCAGGTCGGCTCGTCGCTACGGCGCGCGGACCGGCAGAAGGACACCGGGCTGCTGTTGGCCATCGTCGACACCGTGACGCTGAACCGCACGACCGCCGAGGCGATTTCGGATGACACCCACCCGGGTGGCTCGGTGCAGCGGCCGCGCAACTTTGATGACGAGAGCCCGCCCACCAACATCGCCCTGCCGCACGAAGGACTGTCCTACCGGTTCCCCTTCGCCACCAAGAAGCAGTCCTACCAATACTTCGATCCGATCGCGCAGAAGGCCTACGAGGCCAACTACGAAGGCGAAGACGACGTCAATGGGCTGACCACCTACCGGTTCGTCCAGAACGTCGGCTACGACGGCGACGGCACCCTGGCCGAGCCGGTGCGCTACCCGTCGCTGTACGGCCACGACGAAGACGGTGAGATCACCGCACCCGCCCGGCTCTGGAACATCGAAGGCGCTGACCCCGACGAAGAGGTCACGATGACGCGGTACTACGCCGCGCAGCGCACCATGTGGGTCGACCCCGTCTCGGGCACCATCGTCAAGTCGAAGCTGCACGCCAACCACTACTACGCCCGAGACGCACTCAAGCCGGAGATTGCACTGGCCGACTACACGGTCACCAGCTCCGAGGAGACCATCGAGGCGCAGGTCAACGCGGCCCGTAACGAACGCGACCGGGTGGCGCTGTGGTCCCGGGTCCTGCCGATCACCTTCACCGCAGCGGGGCTGATCTGCTTGATCGGCGGCGTCCTGGTCGGCTGGTTCAGCCTGCCGGCCGAGGCCGCGCTGGGCCGTAGCGACCAGCATGGCTCCGACGGCGGATTCTTCGGCGGTTTCGCGCCCAAGGCACCCACGGCCGACCGCCCGTCCGGGGCCGAGGCCGAGACCGAGAAGATTCCGGCGCAACGTCCCCAGCTGGACCGGCCGGCAGCGCCACCAGAGGCGAGCGCCCCGGATTCGGCTCCCGACCAACCGTAG
- a CDS encoding PhzF family phenazine biosynthesis protein yields MSVPTYVVDTFTAVRFRGNPTGVVVLDGPADTTWMQAVAAELNCPATAFIGPAKSGAGPRALRWFSPVAELALCGSGTLASAHVLGGDQSFQVGERLLSCTTGPDGAISMGFPADPVRRESPTAELVVGLPGVRIRSVWRGSMDVVVEAGSAAEVRALVPDTASLAKVDARAVVVTAVGDGGADIVSRVFAPRFGLSEDPVTGSAHCTLAALWGERLGVDEFSAEQASARGGQLRVRRDGDRVILTGHAVTVFSGELRR; encoded by the coding sequence GTGTCCGTCCCGACATATGTAGTCGACACGTTCACGGCGGTCAGGTTCCGGGGGAACCCCACCGGTGTCGTGGTGCTGGATGGTCCCGCCGACACCACGTGGATGCAGGCGGTGGCGGCTGAGCTCAACTGCCCGGCAACAGCATTCATCGGGCCAGCCAAATCCGGTGCCGGTCCGCGAGCTCTGCGGTGGTTCAGCCCGGTGGCCGAATTGGCGTTGTGCGGCTCGGGAACCCTGGCCAGTGCCCATGTCCTGGGTGGGGATCAGTCCTTCCAGGTGGGCGAGCGGTTGCTGTCCTGCACGACGGGTCCGGATGGTGCGATCTCCATGGGGTTTCCGGCGGACCCGGTACGCCGCGAGTCGCCGACAGCGGAGCTGGTGGTGGGCCTGCCTGGGGTGCGCATTCGCTCGGTGTGGCGGGGAAGCATGGACGTGGTCGTGGAAGCCGGATCGGCGGCCGAAGTCCGTGCGCTGGTACCGGACACGGCGTCGCTGGCGAAGGTCGACGCCCGCGCCGTCGTGGTTACGGCAGTCGGTGACGGCGGCGCCGACATCGTGAGCCGGGTGTTCGCGCCCCGTTTCGGGCTGTCCGAGGACCCGGTGACCGGCTCGGCGCACTGCACTCTCGCCGCGCTGTGGGGCGAGCGCCTCGGGGTCGACGAGTTCTCGGCCGAGCAGGCCTCTGCGCGAGGCGGGCAATTGCGGGTCCGCCGTGACGGCGACCGTGTCATCTTGACCGGTCACGCCGTGACCGTCTTCAGCGGCGAACTTCGCCGTTAA
- a CDS encoding DCC1-like thiol-disulfide oxidoreductase family protein, with protein MTDQPVAPVLLYDGVCGICNRSVQSILRFDRRGTLRFAALESDFARAIIERHPDLRDVDSMVYVENPGRPDEHIDVRSAAALRVLSYLGGPFRLLLAARIIPAGLRDWLYDRFAAVRYRLGGRHDTCPIPGQGVRARFLDA; from the coding sequence GTGACTGACCAGCCCGTGGCTCCGGTGCTGCTCTACGACGGTGTCTGTGGAATCTGTAATCGATCGGTGCAGAGCATCCTGCGGTTCGACCGGCGCGGCACGCTGCGATTTGCGGCATTGGAAAGTGACTTCGCGCGCGCGATTATCGAGCGTCATCCGGACCTGCGCGACGTTGACTCGATGGTCTACGTGGAGAACCCCGGCCGGCCCGACGAGCACATCGACGTTCGATCGGCGGCGGCCCTGCGGGTGCTGAGCTACCTGGGCGGGCCCTTCCGGCTGCTGCTCGCGGCTCGAATCATCCCGGCAGGACTGCGTGACTGGCTCTACGACCGCTTCGCCGCCGTCCGCTATCGGTTGGGTGGTCGGCACGACACCTGCCCCATCCCCGGGCAGGGCGTGCGGGCCCGCTTCCTGGACGCTTAG
- a CDS encoding glycosyltransferase family 4 protein: MSAVRSVLLLCWRDTGHPQGGGSETYLQRIGAELAAAGMAVTLRTARYPGAPKHEVVDGVHISRRGGPYTVYLWALGVMAAARIGLGPLRGVRPDAVIDTQNGLPFLARLIYGRRVAMLVHHCHREQWPVAGPVLSRIGWMVESRLSPWLNRRNQYLTVSLPSVRDLIELGVGPERIAVVRNGLDEAPPATLTQPRSTTPRVVVLSRLVPHKQIEDALDAVAALRAEVPGLHLDVIGGGWWSDRLAEHAAELGIADEVTFHGHVDEVAKHELVQRAWVHVLPSRKEGWGLAVIEAGQHGVPTIGYRASGGLSDSIVDGVTGLLVDDRDELVEQLRRLLADAVLREQLGAKAQDRSAEFSWRQSAEGLHTVLVAVRERRYISGVV; this comes from the coding sequence GTGTCTGCCGTCCGTTCCGTCCTGCTGCTGTGTTGGCGTGACACCGGGCACCCGCAGGGCGGCGGCAGCGAGACCTACCTGCAGCGCATCGGCGCCGAGCTGGCCGCCGCCGGCATGGCAGTCACCCTGCGCACCGCCCGCTACCCGGGCGCGCCCAAACACGAGGTCGTCGACGGCGTGCACATCAGCCGGCGCGGCGGGCCCTACACCGTGTATCTCTGGGCGCTGGGAGTGATGGCAGCGGCGCGCATCGGCCTTGGACCGCTGCGCGGCGTGCGCCCCGACGCGGTGATCGACACCCAGAACGGGCTGCCGTTCCTGGCCCGGCTGATCTACGGGCGGCGGGTCGCGATGCTGGTGCACCATTGCCACCGCGAGCAGTGGCCAGTGGCCGGGCCGGTGCTGAGCCGGATCGGCTGGATGGTGGAGTCGAGGCTCTCACCCTGGCTGAACCGGCGCAATCAATACCTGACCGTGTCACTGCCCTCGGTGCGCGACCTGATCGAGCTGGGAGTGGGCCCCGAGCGCATCGCGGTGGTGCGCAACGGGCTCGACGAGGCGCCGCCGGCGACGCTGACGCAGCCTCGCTCGACGACGCCACGGGTGGTGGTGCTGTCCCGCCTGGTGCCACATAAGCAGATCGAGGACGCGCTGGACGCGGTTGCGGCGCTGCGTGCCGAAGTACCGGGCCTGCACCTCGATGTCATCGGCGGGGGTTGGTGGAGCGACCGGCTGGCGGAGCACGCCGCGGAACTGGGGATCGCCGACGAGGTCACCTTCCACGGCCACGTTGACGAGGTCGCCAAACACGAACTGGTGCAACGGGCTTGGGTACACGTATTGCCGTCACGCAAGGAAGGATGGGGCCTGGCCGTCATCGAGGCGGGTCAGCACGGTGTGCCCACCATCGGCTACCGGGCCTCAGGTGGGCTGTCCGATTCGATCGTCGACGGGGTTACCGGATTGTTGGTCGACGACCGCGACGAGCTGGTCGAGCAACTGCGGCGACTGCTGGCGGACGCGGTGCTACGCGAGCAGCTCGGCGCCAAGGCACAGGACCGCAGCGCCGAATTCTCCTGGCGGCAAAGCGCCGAGGGCTTGCATACTGTGCTGGTGGCCGTCCGAGAACGTCGCTACATCAGCGGCGTGGTGTGA